One genomic segment of Sminthopsis crassicaudata isolate SCR6 chromosome 2, ASM4859323v1, whole genome shotgun sequence includes these proteins:
- the NRSN2 gene encoding neurensin-2 produces MMPARERPCACGHGPHEDQGKWNGVRSYLHLFYEDCGGAAHPEEVEDPTPNNQDTCDWSSSFWKGVVSLSLLLLLLGAAALTTGYAVPPKLEGIGAGEFLVLDQRAAQYNKALGTCRLAGSALCAVAAILLSTCMLLVLLTRLKPEPKAEPVDREDEEAQQRAPILCQRPQNCLESGSHELTLPLKNCVILEEETEDQAEEETFLSQRESVAEVENRPRSPDSHSSAISNELAPRGGELGFLDADMSISLEEIDVSMLCPPKPTSQVSPSWVQQQEVSFLPSPPGGNLCPGLA; encoded by the exons ATGATGCCTGCTCGAGAAAGGCCATGCGCCTGCGGCCATGGTCCCCATGAGGACCAGGGCAAGTGGAATGGGGTCCGTTCCTACCTACACCTCTTCTATGAGGACTGTGGAGGAGCAGCCCATCCTGAGGAGGTCGAGGACCCCACTCCAAATAACCAGGATACCTGTGACTGGTCATCCTCCTTCTGGAAG GGAGTCGTATCTTTATCCCTCCTCTTGCTGCTTCTGGGAGCTGCTGCCCTGACCACAGGCTATGCTGTACCACCTAAGTTGGAGGGCATCGGAGCAGGAGAGTTTCTGGTTCTGGACCAGCGAGCAGCTCAGTACAACAAGGCTCTAGGCACTTGCCGCCTAGCTGGGAGTGCTCTCTGTGCTGTTGCCGCGATCCTGCTGAGTACTTGCATGCTCTTGGTCCTGTTGACTCGACTCAAGCCAGAACCGAAGGCAGAGCCTGTGGACAGGGAGGATGAAGAAGCACAGCAGCGGGCACCCATCTTATGCCAAAGGCCCCAGAACTG CTTGGAATCTGGATCTCATGAACTCACTCTGCCACTGAAgaactgtgtgatcttag aggaggaaactgaagaccaGGCTGAGGAAGAGACTTTCCTATCTCAAAGAGAATCGGTGGCAGAAGTGGAAAACAGACCCAGATCACCCGATTCCCACTCCAGTGCTATTTCCAACGAACTAGCTCCTAGGGGTGGGGAACTGGGCTTTCTGGATGCAGACATGAGTATATCTCTGGAAGAAATTGATGTCTCCATGCTCTGTCCACCCAAGCCAACTTCTCAAGTATCCCCATCCTGGGTCCAACAGCAAGAGGTATCCTTTCTCCCATCACCACCAGGGGGCAACCTATGCCCAGGACTGGCATAG